The Balaenoptera acutorostrata chromosome 2, mBalAcu1.1, whole genome shotgun sequence genomic sequence ctttgtgtgtgggtgtgtgtgcagaGGAAGGTATACTATTGCTGGCTAGGCTCTTACCAGCATTAGGGAGCTGTCCAGAATGTGTGTGttacagggtgtgtgtgtgtgtgtgtgtgcgcacaagCACAAATGGTTGCAATGCAGGGGGGTCCCTGAGACCCTGCAGGCCACTAGAAAGGCCACTAGAGAACCTGGTTTCCTTATTCATGTCCCACCTCCACATTACGTGCACCATCCTCAACCTGCCAGATGCGAGCCTGCCTAGGGACCTTAGCactagctgttccctctgcctggtctttcTTCCCCTAGAAATGCACAAGCCTCACACCCTCACCTTCTTCACTTCTTCACTCAGATGTGATTTCTCAGTGATGCCTCCTTTGATTACCTTATTCACCTTTGCACACCACTCCCCACCCTGTGCAGTCTGTATATCTCCCACCccggctttatttttctctatagaaTTTACCATCTGACTTAATTGTAAGTCAGATGGTAAATTCTATAGTATTATAGAAGTAATAGAATAAGactatagatatataatataataagatTATAGAAATagtcttatttattatttggctccCATGCTAGAATGCAAGCAGGGCTTTATCTGTTTCTCTTCATGGCtatgaacagtgcctggcccttaGTTGGTGTGCAATAAATatcagttgaatgaatgagttcatACACCACCTAtacttgttttctttaaattgtcTAACTTTTGTTGCTGAAATATCCACTTTTACCTCTCCCTAAGCAGTAATATACCTTTAATGGGTTTATTATCCTCCTTTTCTAATACACACATGAAATTTACATAACTAGTAAGACGTTATTAAGTATCAGGGTACCACTTAAATCCTTTTGCTCCCACTAGAGGTGTGGGGGTACCACGCTCTAGGAATCACTGGTGCAGGCCAATCCCTTCTCTGAAACACATGGACATACTGAAACCCAAAGAGGGTCAGGAACTAGCCCAGCATCTCACCCATATTGTGACAGAGCAGACTGGAACCACATTTCCTGACCTCCAGCCTGCTttccttttgcagtttgaggCTGGATGGTCCAGCCTCTCCTCTGGAGGGGAGCCACACATGCCTGGTAACTGGCAAATGGCATGAGGGGATGGCAGGATCGGTAGCCTCCTGCCCACTCAGGACCACAGCACCCTCCTGGCTGCAGGACTACGTACTGAGTGGTGGGAGCCTCGGCCATACCTTCCCTCCTAGGAGTCTTGGGTCTGGGGCCATCCAAGGGGGCCTGGGCACTCACATCCAGTAAGAGGCAGACCTGGGATTCAAACCTGGTTCTCTCCTGCTACAGCACGGTTAGCTAGAGGTTGACACTGGGGTTCCCTTGTTGAGAGGAtgctggaggggggaggggaaggttgGGCTGTGCCTGACTGTGAGCAGAAGAGGGAGACCAGCCCCAGAGAGGgctggagaagggagggagacagacagcgCCCTAGCCTGGCACAGTTATACAAAGGTAGGTTTGTGCAAAAGGCTGAAGTTAAATCCCCCTCAGGTATGCACAATGTTTTATGCTATAGAAATAATTTGTCATCTCATTTGCTCAGCAGTGACTCTGCAAAGCAGCTATAATCATCCCTGGTTTACTGATGAGGAAGTTGAGACTCAGAGGTGAGATGACTTACTAAAGGTAGCCCGCACAGGATGCTTTGTTGAGCAGGACGTGGGAAGGGAACAGGCTGCACCTCTGGTTGGATTTGGTAAAGGAGGGCTGtctgggggagggcaggcaggctgAATAGATATGGGAGTAAGAGGAAGGAGTGGAGAGGGTAGACCACTGACTGGCCAAACTACCTTCGCAAATCATAaaacctttctgaacctcagtttcctcatctgtaaaatgggtatgacaGTACTTCCAGTTCACAGCttgcaaagataaaaaaaaataatgaaataatgataataatgcctGGAACATAAGAAGCGCTCAGTAAACAGCAACCTGAGTAGTAAAAGTGAAGGGTGCCCAGCCTCTGGCAAGTTTGCCCTCTGTGGTCACCTGCCACAACTGAAAGATTCCCAGCACCTTTCCCAGCACCTTCTTCAGCAGATACGAGTGACTCTGAGAACAAAAGAGGGTTGACAGGCCTGGGGAGTGGTGAGGGGCTGCGGGCGGCTCGTCTATTGCAGGGCCTGGCAGTGAGGACGCCTCGGGGAGAAGCAGCAGTGTCCCCATCCCCGCCCCAGCCCAGGACGGGCTCTGCTCTACAGGGTGGGGAGGCGAGCTGGGACTGCAGCGTGCTGGGGCCGTCATTATCATTCCTCCAGCATTTTTTCTCCccgttatttatttttctgtgaggAAGGAATGTGGGGAATTTACCACAGGGCGCTGGCCTTGCTTTGGGCAGTGCAGCGGCCTCTTCTATGAGAGGGAAGCAGCAGAGACAGATGGCTGGGGAGGTGGAGGCGGAGGAGGGTCCCGGCTGAATCTGTGGCCCCGGCGGTGGGGCGGTTATGTAACCCATCCGGAGGCCCAGGGCCGATACCACGGTGCTTCTGAGCTCTAGACATGCGCCTTCCCATGTACATAGCTCCCTTGGAAAACTACCTGGACCACCCCAGTCACCCTTAGCCTCTGGGCAAGCCCAATGGTGGACGTGTTCCTCTGTCAGAGGCGCCTTCCTCTCCAGCTGTCTTGACTGGAGGTGTGAGTGGAGGAGGgtagaggatggggtggggatcACCTTGAGCCTTCCAGCCTCCACTGCACTGTCCCATTGCTTGAAATGCTTCCACATCTCCATCTTTCAAGACCTAGGGCATAtgctgcctcctccaggaagacttcccaGATTTCTTCATCCTCATTCATCTCTCTCTTAAGCTCTATATTCTCCTGGAACTCAATGGAATATTCTGCCTCGTGGATCTAACACTGCCATTTGAGGTTTCATCTCCCTCTTCACCCAAAGGCTTGTTGctacctccttccttcctctccccttcctcgaGGAACCACCCTCTAGATCTCTGACCTAGAATCTCCATGACTCTGGGATCTAGACAAATCGAGAATTCGTCTCCTGGGGTGAATGGTGGAGTAAAATGTGAAGGTAGATTTGGACTGTGGGAGTGCTCATCCTTCAGTCATTTGTTTAGTCAACACTTAGTGAACCCCTCCTGGGTGACGGCCTCTGCTGAGTCTGGGGAATTTAGAGAGAATGGGACCAGCTCCGGCCCCAGGCTGCCACAGGGCCAAGAGCAAGGGCTGTATCTTTGTCGAGGGACttgggctgggtgctggggacccTGAGATAGACTAGGCTCAGCCCTGCTCCTGGCAGAGGCATAGTTTAGGGGAAATTCTCTCTCTCCCGCCCTGGCTCACCACCTTTTCGTCTCCTGGATTAAGTGTTTTCTCTGGAAGGGTAGGGTGTGGTAGTCCTTTCTGTACTCTCAAGGCTCCCAGGGCTGGGATGATGGAGGCTGATGCAGCAGGAGAGGGcttgggggtcggggggaggccTGGCTTACCAGGGCTGGACTGGGGGAGGTGGGAGCCTGGGTCTGAGCTTGGCTCCCTGTGAACCAGCCCTTTCCAGTTTGTTGTGCACCTGGAACTGAGCCTGCCTCTCTCTGGGTCACCGTTTCCAAGTCCCTGAAAATCTAACTGTAGATTAGTGTTTAGGCTAGTAGAGCAGGCAGGAAGAAGGTGGTGGCTCCTGGCCTTTGGGAGAGGAGGACCGCATAGCAGGGCCCTCGTCAGCCAGCAGTGAGCAGTGCCTGTGGCCTACAGGGATATCTGCTGGCCAACACCCATGCCGACCTGACCTGGGAGCCCTCGACTTAGCCCACCCATCCTGCCCTGCATGATCCCGAACCCCTGTCAGGGAGATACCAGGAGTTGGGCCAGTCCCAGCCTCCTTTCCCTTGGGCCTTGGTTCCTGAGCTTTCTCAACCTGTTGTTTCCTCCAAGCCCTGCTCCTGCTCCGAGGCCCCTGGGCCAGGTTGAGTAGGGGAGGAGCACTGATCTAGGAGTCTGGATGGATTGatgaaagcttcctggaggaagtggcatttgggctgggcctggggcagtAGGTGGGGAAAGTGAGTGTGCTTTGTGGGCAGAGCTCTTCAGAAGGAGGGGCCCAGGCTTGGGATCAGTCAGACTCCCGGCTCCAGCTCTGCTCTGCCTGTCCCTTGCTGGCTGTAAGACCTGGGGTGAGTTGGCTAATTCTCTGGGTCTCgttttcctcatcaataaaacaGAGGTAAGGGGGCCTCCTGTatgagttgctgtgaggattcaatgagagaATATACGCTAAACCCTTAGCTTGGCAGCATCTGGAGCGCCTCACGTGTTGGCTGTTGTCATCCTCATTGACTTCATCCTTTCTGCAAGCCCCTGGGGAAGGTGTAGGGGACAAGGCGGAAGCAGTTGAGGCCCCTGTCCCCCGGCTCTTGCACTCTCTGGGGGAAAATAAGACCCAGACCCTAACTGCTGCAAAGCAAGATGTTGGGAGGAGGCAGCATGGCCCATGTGATGGGTCCTGGGATGGGTGCTGGGCCaccctgggttcgaatcccaacTCTGCCTCTGGCTACCTGTATCACctaagtcacttcacctctctgagcccgtTTCTCCCCTAACATGGAGATAAGGGGACTGCTGACCTCCCGGCTGCTGTTAATGGAGCCAGGGCCTGGCATGGGGCATGTGGTAAGCATGCCCTGGACGAAAACTCTGactaaaacaaataatatgcCAAGTGATGAGGTTATTAAGCGGTGCAGATAAAACACTGATGATCTGGGGATTGAGCATGTAGAAAGGATAGGAGACAGAGACGGGTTCCGGGTGGAAGGGTCTGCGCAAACCCACAGCGGAGGCTGGAACTCGCAGGGCAGGTGTGGCACCACGAGCCACTGGACTCCCTCTGACCGTTGCTGAGCGCGCAGGGAGCAGGTGAGCGAGCTCTCGGGCAGACCCTGACGTCAGGGACCCTGAATGCCAGGATGAGGACTTGCTGCTTGATCCCCCATGTCCCGGAGAGGAGGAGAGCGGCCCGACACGAGTGGAGCCAGGCGGGAGGAAGATGGATCTGGCAGCATGGGGTGGGTAGATTGGCGGGGGAGAGACTGGGGGCGGAGAGACCATTTAAAAGGCTGTTGCGAAATCGGTTTTCCTGATAAAGAGCTGGGCTGAGTCATCTGTGGAGGAGAGAAGTCATATCCAGCTCCTCCGCGTTGCCGTCAACGTGGGATTTTCCTCTTTGTCAGCTAGTCGATTGGCTGCCTTTCGCGGAGGCTTTGAGAAGCAAGGCCGGCTCGGCATCCAGAGGGAAGCTGGGCTGCAGGGAGGACCCAGCCGGAGTGAGTAAAGCGAGCACCCAGAGGTGCCTTTGTGGTTTGGGGTGCGTGACTTAGGGCATACAGCATCCTTCTCTGGTCTCAGTTCCCCCTGGGCATTAAGGGAGAGGCATGCCATGACTTCTGCCGGCCGGTTGGTGGCCAGGCTGGAGCTAGGTCTGGGGCTCTTCCCTTCCATTCCTAGGCATCTCCCGTGTCTGGCAGTCCTTCCCACCTTAGTATGAATTATTCTCTGCAAGGAGGCCTGGCAAGTCTGCTGGGACTCAGTTTGCACTCACCAGGACTTTGGCATGGATGGAGAACTCCCCAGGGAAAGGAGGCTGTGTCATTTCCTCCTTTCAGCAGGGAGGATGCGGGGCAGGGGCTGGCAAGGTAGTCAGGCCATTACTCAGGTCCAGTTCATCTTCCTGCCCCCGGCTGAGGCCGAGGTTGTGCAGCAGCCAGCCATTGGTTCCTTCCTGACCCCACCAGGGGGGCAGTTAACCCAGCCTGTTTACCTGTCCCGTTGCCAAGACTCCCAGGCAGCCACAATGGGCCGTCTCCAGCCAGTCTCTCTTCCTACCTCTGgctccctgtcccaccccaccctacccGGGCCCTGGGCACTCCCATTGACGGCAGCCGTGTGAAGAAGAATTTCCTTGAATTCTCTCCCTGTCCTGACCTTCTGCTCTGGCCTCCGttcccctgccctgcctccctcctctggATCCTCTGTCCAAAAGGCCTGATGGCTGGCAGAAGAGGCAGCTGCCTACAGAAGTAATGGGGTGGGAGAAAGGGCTTATCCCTGCCTGGGCACAACTTGaactcaggtctcctgactccccaCACCGTGCTCTTTCTACTCCActaggtttttttttggctgtgttgggtcttcttttctgtgcgagggctttctctagttgtggcgagcgggggccactcttcatcgtggtgcgcgggcctctcactatcgcggcctgtcttgttgcagagcacaggctccagacgcgcaggcttagtagttgtggctcacgggcctagttgctccgcggcatgtgggatcttcccagaccagggctcgaacccgtgtcccctgcatcagcaggcagattctcaaccactgcgccaccagggaggccctactCCACTAGTTTTTTATGTCCTAGAAGTCATTTCTACTTTAGTCACAATGAGTTTATCAGCTCTTCTCCTGAGAGGAAGAAGGGCGACAAAGCATGAGTTGCTCTGGGCAGCTGAATATGAAGAGGAGAGGGCACTGCTGCGGGCACTGGTCACGAGATGTGGAAACAGAGGGGTCTGCAGACCAGCATCCAGGAGCACCAGAGTCTCTGTTGGTGCCCCTCCCACCAGAGTCAGGGTCCAGAAGGCAGGGTGGTTAAGAAATGAGATTCAGCAACCAGATTTTGagttttgaatcccagctctgctacttaaaaGTCATATGACCCTGGGCAGGTCTTTCTGAGCTCTGGTTTCATCTGCAAACTGGGAAGAATGCTCGTACTTATCTCTCGGGGTCATTGGGAGGATCGAACAAGATGATGGGTCTAAAGTGCACGGCACAGCACTTTACACTGGGCAGTAGTGAGGGCTCACTAATCGTAGCACCCACTGCGAGCTTCATTCTAATGGGTGTACTCAGGGCTTCTTGCCCCCCTTCCCCACTTAGGGATTCAACCCTGTtggacccaggtctcctgaccctGGGCAGCTCTTCCTTGAGTCTGCCCTCACCCCTCCATCTCCAGAAGGCCGGTCTTCAGAGCTCCTCATCCACTGTCCAGGGTGGGGCTTTCAAGGGCCAACCCTGAAGAGGCTGAAGGAAGAGGGGTTGTTAGGACTTGTACAGGTGCAGGCTGCAGCCAAGCAGATTGGGGGCTCAGCAAGGGGCCTGTCCCCTGTGGGCCTTGGCCACCTCTTGCCTCTCTGACACCAGGGACCACGATCTTGGACCCACCTGGCTGGGGCATCACTAGAGGTGGCAGTTCCCTAGTCTGGGGAATTTTGAATGGAGCTGCCACCCCCGGTGCCCTGCAGTGGGGGACTCTGGGATGCCCGTAGTTGGCCCAGCCCCCCTTCTCCCAGCTTTGTTTGTGCAGGGTGGCAAAAGTCGTCTGGATTGCTGGCTGGGTCTGGTCCAAGCCTCCTGCCAAATTCCTTTTCCGTGGAGTCATTGCAGGCTGGGATGGGGGGCACGGGAGCTCCCTCGGAGGCAGGGCTCTCTCACCCGCTGGCCTTTTCTGTTGGGTTCCTCTTGTCCCAGAACAACAGCGTGGGGAAGGTTCACAGCCTGGCTGGGGGTCAGCAGACCAGGTCTTGGCCCACGGCCTCCTCTGCAACCCCTTCCCTCCCAGGCCAGCTTATCCCTGAGGGCCCTTCACTCTCTGACACTGGAGCATTTTCTAGCCCCATGGCCCTTAGAACCAGCCTTGGGATAGGACTGAAGCAGaggtgaagagaaaaaagagaaaagtgcagGGATTTGGGAGGTCTGAATTACACAAACACTGAAGCCCTTTCTAGGAGCCTGGCACTGTGGGAACCCGCTAGCCGGGTACACAGTAAGAGCCCAATCAATGTGAGCTACGATGGCTGCAGTTGTGTCATAAGAGCCACTGGTGGGACTAGGGATGTTTATCCTGACCATGCCCCGTGGGGATGTGATTTGTGACTGAGTCTCTGCAGGGCTCTCAGGTTGGAAAGAGAAAGCTCTTTATCTGTGTGGCAGTGAGGGGCAGAGTCATGTCAAGAGGTGGGAGTTAATATAAGGAGTGACTTTATAGCTAAAGAAAGAATGTTAATTAGCAGAAGGCACATCTTCAGGGTAGTGAGCTCCCTGTCAGTTGAGGGTATAAACAGAGGCTTGTACACTCAGGGACATGGTTTTAGGGATGCAGGAATTGTGTGGGGAATTGGACCCGGTGACAGCCATCTCTGAGATTCTGAGGTTCTGTGATTTGGGGCAATGATCCCCGCCTCCCAATAACTCTAGAAtcccctgctgtgtgaccttaagacAGTCACCCCTCTCAGGACCATGATCTGTAGGGTGAATCTCCTTTGCTAGAAGAAGCTCTGACCCCTTCCAGGGGGTCACCGTCTACTCCATCCCAGGGTAGCATGAGCCCTCAGTCCTCTCTACTTGGGCTGAATGACAGTAACCCCCTGGCATCCACGATCTCACTGTAGCCTCCAAACCCTAATGTCAGTGCTTTTATTACCTTCTTCTCAGCTAAGGAAACTGGCTCCGAGAGGTGcagtaacttgccaaggtcacacagctagcaaatagCAGAGCCTGGATTTGGGCCGGGAGGCTTGGTTTCTAAGCAGACCTGAGGAGACGGACATCGCGTGAGCTGAGCAACCCCTCCTGTGTTGCTGGCTTGTCCCCTACCTAAGTTCCCCACAGGGGAGCAGCCTGGCCCAACCCCCAAAGCCGTCATCATGGGGTGATCCAGGCAGGAGAGGAGCCCTACCAGGAGGAAGCAGGAGTCAGGGGCGCATGGGGCAGGCTGTGTGCTGTCACTGTTCTGGACCTGTGGGCAcaggtgtgtgtggtggggagccAGGTCGtgatgggaggagggaagaaggaggttGGGGCCAGAGAGCCTGTGGCTGCTGGGCCTGGTCCCAGTGAAGCAGCTGTCGGCAGCCACTCTGTCCTGTGTCACAGGGCCTCCCCGCTGACCCTAGTGTGAGCTCTACCCTGCACCACTCTCCgaaccttggtttcttcatctataaaatgggggtggtAGTGAAATAGCTCCTCTATAAGGGCCCTCCCAGCTCTGAGAGTCCATGAATTCTGAGCCTCGCTGGCAAGATGCCTAGAAAAACTGTCCCTGGAGACCCACTCAGCATGTCATGGCCAGTGCTAATGAGGGCAAGATAGGAGGAAGGGCAGGGTCAGATTCCTCAAGAACTAATTAGCTTCCctcggtgggggtggggtgacaaAGGGAGGAATTTTCCCAGCCACCGACTGAGCTGCTAGCCCGGCCACAGGCTGTCCCATCCATCTGTCCATAGGTTCATTTGTTCATGCGTCCATTTCTTCATTCCTTATTCAATAAGCACAAATTAAACACTGACTCTGTGCCAGCCGGGCACTGGtgatataaaaagaaatggttGCCTGTAGTGAACTTACAGATTAATAGGGCCTGACCCCCAGCCTGATCCCTGACCTCAGGCCCCAGCCTACGGTCCTAGCCTGCAGCCCCAGACTGAACCCCGACTCCCACCGACTCTGTCCCCTATATATATGTCCCAAAGGGACCTTTGGGACAAGCAGGCAGCTTGAGCATGCACTGTGGACCCAGCGAGAACTGATTCTGACTCCAGCCTTGCCACcctttgctgtgtgatcttgggtgagtTACTTACAAGTCTCTAGACCTCATTTTCCACTTCTGTAAAATAGGGGCAAGTAATGCTTGTATCCTAGTGTtcttgtgaggataaaatgaggtaATGCAATGTTCTAGTAGAGTCACTGAAATTAGCccaatttattacttttataatattaaagTATGAGAATTTTCCAATGATTGTTTAAATGAAAATGGTAAGAAATTCTGCAAGGACTTGGAAGAAACTATTAACAGTTGTTACCTGATTTGTGGTGTGGGGCACTCAGAGGTGGAGAGACATTTTTTACTGTatacttttttatgtttttaaacttttaaaaaaattttagtccACGTAAATGTATTACCTATTCTAAAAAGAGGAAGTGTTAGTGTTAAGAAATGACTACACTATGAGTTTGAAAGTGTAAAGGGCCCTAAGATATGCACTTAGGCATGTGAATATCCTGCAGGTTCATTCATGCACTCAGTAATGCTTACTGAGTGCCCACTttttgccaggcactattctagaggCTAGGGTTAGAGGGATGAACAAGTCAAGCAAGTTCATTTCCCCCTTATAGCTTTCGTTCTAGGTGAGGGAGATAGATAATAGACAAGGAAACGTGTAAAGAAGATAATACTGAATTGTGTtgaatgctatgaagaaaacaaaacaaagagatggGTTGGCGGGGGTATGCTGATTATAGAGGAAGGCCCCTCCAGAGAGGTGACATTCACGTGAGTCCTGAGCGATAAGGAACCAACATGGAATGCCACCTGGGAAAAGATCAttccaagcagagagaacagcaagtgcaaaggccctggggcaggaacaaACTTGGCATTTTCAAGGAACAGAAAGCCAGCCAGGAAGACGCCAGTGAGAGAGAAAGGTGGCACAAGATGAGTCCGAGATGTAGTGGGGCCTTGACTGCTAGGGCGAGGTGTTCTTGCTGAGTTTGGTAAAGTGCCACGTCAACAACCTTCAGGCGGAATCCAAACAAGGGGGCAGTTAACACTAAAAGGGTAATCAGGGAAGGTTTTACATGGGTATTTGAGTTGGGCGATGATGGTTGGGTCAGGGATCTTTATGAGGAGATTCTAGCACACAGTGAGTAAAGATCAAATTCCAGAGGAAAAGGCCATCTGTAGTGGGGGCATGGGTgaccatctgtctgtctgtctgtgtacCCCTGTGGCTCTGCAATCCCATTTGCTGACTCGGCCTCTGTCCCTCCTGCAGCGCTGGGCCGGAGCACTAGCCTCACCGAGAAGGATCTAAAAGAGGCCAAGGCGAGGAGCCAGCAGATCGCAGCCCAGCTGACCACCCCTCCCAGCTCCAACTCCCGCGGCGTCCAGCTCTTCAACAGGCGCCGGCAGAGGGTGAACGAGTTCACCTTGGAGAGCCGCGGCCAGAGGGGACAGAAGCCCGGCCAGGAGTCCCTCAGGGTGCCCCCCGCCAGCCCCAGAGGCCATGCCCCAGGGCTCAGCCTGagtcccacctccctccctgaaCCAGGCCCTCCGAGAAACCCCGCCTGCCAGAGCGCTGACACAGGGGTCCCTGGTCACAGCATGGAGGGCTCCTCAGAGGAAGCCAGCTTGCTGCGGCACCTGGAGAAAGTGGCCAGTGAGGAAGAGGAGGTACCACTGGTGGTTTATTTAAAGGAGAACGCGGCCCTGCTGACGGCCAATGGGCTCCACCTGTCCCAGAACCGAGAAGCCCAGCAGAGCCCCCCAACTCCACCTCCGGCGGAGGTCCACAGCCCAGCCACAGATGCCAGCCAAGACCTTCCCTCGCCCGGCGCCACGGTCATCACTCCACCTTCCAACAGCAGCCACAACCCGCCAGCCACAGATGTCGATCAGAACCCACCGGCAACTGTCACCCCGCAGAGCCTGCCACTGTCCAGCGTCCAACAGAATTCTTCAGAGGCACAGCTCCCGCCGAAGGGTGCAGTGCCAGATTTCAAACCCAGCACCCCCTGTGCTGCTGGGCAACCCCAGGAGCCAGCTGCGGAGCTGAGATCCAGCACCCTACTAATTGATAAGGTATCAGCTCCACCTACCACCGCCAGCACCTTCTCCAGAGAAGTTACTCCCATCTCCagctccaggcccccagccccagaTTTCATGTCCAGCTCCCTGCTCATTGATGTCCAGCTTGGTGCCCCAGTGGTGTCCACGGAACAAGAGATGTCCGGGCGGGCAGCTGCCACCACGCCCATCAAACTGTACAGCGAGGTCCACCTCACGCTGGCCAAGCCCCCATCTGTGGTCAACAGGACGGCCAGGCCCTTTGGGATTCAGGCGCCAGGCGGCACCAGCCAGATGGAACGAAGCCCCATGGTAGAGAGACGACATCTTGGAGAGAAGGGTCCCGCTCCCCGGCCCCCCAGCGTGGCAGACAGGAGCCCTCGGCCACAGAGACACGTCATGTCCCATAGCCCCATGCTGGAGAGGAGGCCCGTGGCACAGCGAAGCCCCGCCTTGGAGAGACGCCCCTTGGGGAacttcaccccacccccaacctatGCCGAGACCTTGTCCACGGCCCCCCTGACTTCCCGGGTTAGGTCTCCCCCCTCTTACTCTGCCCTGTACCCCAGCTCCGACCCCAAGCCTTCTCATCTAAAGGGCCAGGCAGTTCCTGCCAGCAAGACGGGCATTTTGGAGGAGTCGATAGCCCGCAGGGGCAGCCGGAAATCCATGTTCACGTTCGTGGAGAAGCCCAAGGTGACCCCGAATCCAGACCTGCTGGATCTGGTACAGACAGCAGACGAGAAGCGGAGGCAGAGGGACCAGGGGGAGATGGGCGTGGAGGAGGAGCCCTTCGCGCTGGGGGCCGAGGCCTCCAACTTCCAGCAGGAGCCCGCCCCCCGGGACAGGGCCAGCCCCGCAGGTGCCGAGGAGATTGT encodes the following:
- the SYNPO gene encoding synaptopodin isoform X2 translates to MDLAAWALGRSTSLTEKDLKEAKARSQQIAAQLTTPPSSNSRGVQLFNRRRQRVNEFTLESRGQRGQKPGQESLRVPPASPRGHAPGLSLSPTSLPEPGPPRNPACQSADTGVPGHSMEGSSEEASLLRHLEKVASEEEEVPLVVYLKENAALLTANGLHLSQNREAQQSPPTPPPAEVHSPATDASQDLPSPGATVITPPSNSSHNPPATDVDQNPPATVTPQSLPLSSVQQNSSEAQLPPKGAVPDFKPSTPCAAGQPQEPAAELRSSTLLIDKVSAPPTTASTFSREVTPISSSRPPAPDFMSSSLLIDVQLGAPVVSTEQEMSGRAAATTPIKLYSEVHLTLAKPPSVVNRTARPFGIQAPGGTSQMERSPMVERRHLGEKGPAPRPPSVADRSPRPQRHVMSHSPMLERRPVAQRSPALERRPLGNFTPPPTYAETLSTAPLTSRVRSPPSYSALYPSSDPKPSHLKGQAVPASKTGILEESIARRGSRKSMFTFVEKPKVTPNPDLLDLVQTADEKRRQRDQGEMGVEEEPFALGAEASNFQQEPAPRDRASPAGAEEIVPEWASCLKSPRIQAKPKPKPNQNLSEASGKGAELYARRQSRMEKYVIESSGHAERARCPSPTMSLPSCWKYPTNAPGGFRVASRSPARTPPASLYHGYLPENGVLRPEPSRQPPCQLRPSLFVLSPIKEPAKSSPTAAPPAKPSSLDLAPSLPKAALPPSPALPRPSRSSPGLYTSPGQDGLRPTAVSPTYSSDVSPVSPSRAWSPRAKQAPRPSFSTRNAGIEAQDRRENLPTSPPWTPGASRPPSSLDGWVSPGPWEPGRGSSLSSPPPLPPPPPPPPPMSPSWSERSVSPLRPETEARPPSRQLQALLARNIINAARRKSASPRPAGAESLRPFSPTRALPPPPPPPPPPRMRSPLPARPGQAADPGATFAPIPRSPLPAGPSPCASSRSPLPAPPRPFPYRRSPTDSDVSLDSEDSGAKSPGILGYNICPRGWNGSLRLKRGSLPTEASCTT